The genomic DNA CACACGGCAATTTTCTACAGCCCATCCGCCACATGAACGATGGCCTGACGGTGAACTATGCTTTTATCACCGCCATCGGGTTTGCCAGCGTAAAAAGCGTGTACAGCTACCTGGGGTATTATAATGTGTGCCATTTGGGCTCTGAGATCATCAACCCGACCCGGAACATTCCGCGCAGTATGTTCATTTCGATTACGGGCATTGCCGTGCTGTACCTGATGATGAACATCAGCGTGGTGAGCGTAGTGCCCTGGCAGGAGGCCAAAGACAGTGCCTTTGTGGTAAGCGTTTTTGTGCAGCGCCTATTCGGGAGCACAGCAGCGAACGTAGCGACCTGTTTTATACTTTGGGTGGCCTTTGCGTCGGTTTTTTCGGCTACGCTGGGCTACAGCCGCATCCCGTACGCTGCCGCCGAAGATGGCGCTTTCTTTAAAATATTTGCCAGGCTGCACCCCACCAAGCATTTCCCGTATGTTTCGCTTCTTTTCCTGGGCGGACTGGCCTTTGTGTTCAGCATGTTGTTTAAACTGAGCGATGTGATCAGTGCGATCCTGGCCATGCGCATCCTGATCCAGTTTATCGGGCAGGCAATCGGCTTGCTGTTGCTCCGGCGCAAACGGCCAAAGGCGGATTTTCCTTTCAGGATGCCCCTGTTCCCATGGCCCGTTTACATTGCCATCCTGATGTGGGTGGGTATACTTGTTTCTACCGGAACTGCGATGGTGATCTCCGGACTGGCGGTGATTGCAGCCGGTATTCTAGTCTATTTTCTGAAGGCAAAGCTGAACCGGGAATGGCCCTTTCAAGCAGCACCCGCCGGCGACTCCATGCCGGAATAATGCGAATAACCGCTTCCAAAAGCCCGCAATCAACTAAAAGGAAGTATAAGCGGCAGCAAACGTCACTGCTTATACTTCCTTCTTGAAGACTACTTCAGCTTGTTTTCGAAGAAAGTCATTGTCATGGCCCAGGCTTCTTTGGCGGCATCGGGGTTGTAGCTGCCGCGCTGGTCGCAATGGAAGCCATGTTCCGCGTACGAGATCACCACATTGATGTAATCTTTACCGGCTGCTGCTACTGCAGCGGCAATGGTGTTCACCTGCTCCTGCGGAATATGGGTGTCTTTCCCGCCCCAGAAGAACAGGTGCGGCGCGTGCATGTTGGCCGCTTCATCCAATAACGACGGGATGCCGCCGCCATAGTAGGAAACCGCTGCCGAGAGCGGCAAAACAGCGTTAGCCAGAAAAGAAACGCGGCCACCCAGGCAAAAGCCGATGCTCCCGATTTTACCGCTTACAACGTTCTGCTGCGCCTGTAGCCAGTTAAAGGAAGTTTTCAGGTCTGCCGCCAGGCTTTCTTTTGTAAGGGCCTGGTAATGCGGCGCCACGCCGGCAAAGTTGTTATAATCGCCTTCGAACCGCCTGGCGGTGCGATGAAACAGGTCGGGCGCAATGACCACATAACCTTCGCGGGCCAGTCGCCCGGCCACATCCCGTATATGGCTGTTCACGCCAAAGGCTTCCTGCAGTAAGATGATACCCGGAAACGTGCCTGGCTCCTCAGGCAGTGCAATATAGGCGTCCATTTCGGAGCCATCGCTTACCTGTAGCGGGATGAAAGTATGGTTTGTCATGGAGATAGAATATAGAGGAAAAGTGCTTAAACGCTAACGCAGGAGCGTGCCTGCTTGTTTTTAAGTATGGCGCCTTACCGGGCTATGTTTAACCGGCAAAGGCTAAGATCGCTCCGGGAAATATTAGTCTTGTAATCAAAGTAGAGGCAACACAAGTATAGCTGTTACTTACCGGGCTACCTGTTCAGATGCGGGCTGTAACGCAAAGGCTTCGGCCAGCAACTCAAACGAGCGTTTCCTGTCTTCAAAGGACGTGGTCATGGTGGTCACCACGATCTCCTCCACATCAAAGTCGGTGGCCAGTTTGGTGAGTTCTGCCTTTACATGCTCGGGCGTACCGGAGATCACGCGGCCGGCATTGGCTTTGATACGCGCCTGTTCCGGCGGCGAGAACACGTAATCCCGTATCTCTTCGTATGGGCCCATCGCATCAAAATTGCCTTTCTCCATCTGCACAAAGCGGTAGTCGAGCAGCTTGCGCATCTGGGCTGCTTTTTCTTCGGTGTCAGCGCACAGCACCATAATGGCTACCAGCGCAGCCGGCTCGGGAAACTGTGCAGAAGGTATAAAAGCCGCTTTGTAATCGGCTACCATGTCGGGCTGAGCGTGGCCGTTAATGAACTTGGCTACCGCCAGGCCCATACCATACCTGGCCGCCAGCTTGCTGCTGCCTCCGCTGGAGGAGCTCAACATCCATTGCATTGGCGCGGTAGTTGCCTGCGGAATAGCCAGAATACGCCCGTGCTCCGAGGAGGCGGTATCGGTAAAAAAGAGTTGCAGGTAATCGAGCTGCTGCTCATACCCTTCGTCGCTGAATTCGTTGGAGGGGTTAAGCAGATAAGAGGTCAGGCGGTCGCCGCCGGGTGCGCGTCCAATGCCCAAATCGATGCGGCCGGGGAAGAGTGCCTCCAGCAGCCGAAAATTCTCAGCCACTTTCAGGGCGCTGTG from Pontibacter liquoris includes the following:
- a CDS encoding APC family permease; this translates as MPETTLERRLGLGQATAINMIDMVGIGPFITLPMVIGMMNGPYFLYAWLAGAALSFVDALVWSELGAAFPRAGGSYNFLRVAYGEQGAGKLMSFLFVWQTMIQAPLVIASAAIGFASYFSYLVPLSALTSKLVSGGVVILIVVLLFRRIDAIGRISVLLWSGVIVTLLWIIGGGIAHGNFLQPIRHMNDGLTVNYAFITAIGFASVKSVYSYLGYYNVCHLGSEIINPTRNIPRSMFISITGIAVLYLMMNISVVSVVPWQEAKDSAFVVSVFVQRLFGSTAANVATCFILWVAFASVFSATLGYSRIPYAAAEDGAFFKIFARLHPTKHFPYVSLLFLGGLAFVFSMLFKLSDVISAILAMRILIQFIGQAIGLLLLRRKRPKADFPFRMPLFPWPVYIAILMWVGILVSTGTAMVISGLAVIAAGILVYFLKAKLNREWPFQAAPAGDSMPE
- a CDS encoding dienelactone hydrolase family protein, whose amino-acid sequence is MTNHTFIPLQVSDGSEMDAYIALPEEPGTFPGIILLQEAFGVNSHIRDVAGRLAREGYVVIAPDLFHRTARRFEGDYNNFAGVAPHYQALTKESLAADLKTSFNWLQAQQNVVSGKIGSIGFCLGGRVSFLANAVLPLSAAVSYYGGGIPSLLDEAANMHAPHLFFWGGKDTHIPQEQVNTIAAAVAAAGKDYINVVISYAEHGFHCDQRGSYNPDAAKEAWAMTMTFFENKLK
- a CDS encoding LLM class flavin-dependent oxidoreductase is translated as MENRKIKLSILDQSIVSKGVGVSEALQQTVEIARLGDLLGYTRFWVSEHHNIAAIAGSAPEVLMVKLADATRHIRIGSGGIMLPNHSALKVAENFRLLEALFPGRIDLGIGRAPGGDRLTSYLLNPSNEFSDEGYEQQLDYLQLFFTDTASSEHGRILAIPQATTAPMQWMLSSSSGGSSKLAARYGMGLAVAKFINGHAQPDMVADYKAAFIPSAQFPEPAALVAIMVLCADTEEKAAQMRKLLDYRFVQMEKGNFDAMGPYEEIRDYVFSPPEQARIKANAGRVISGTPEHVKAELTKLATDFDVEEIVVTTMTTSFEDRKRSFELLAEAFALQPASEQVAR